The sequence GTTCTCTACAACAGACAAAGAGCCACAACAAGCAACAAAACACCACGTGCTTAACAGTCCCCCTCATCCTTGCCTCTTCCGCCAACGGAGAAGGGATCTGTATCGCCGGACCATAGTTAACAACTTAAACCGGCAACATGGGTAACAATGCAGGCCAAGCAGCGATCCAAAGCTCTGGCAACACTACGCCGATATGTTTAAACAGTACGGCTATAAATAAAAAAAGAGCGGAAATCACCGCTCCTTCATTCTAACTACACATATCGCGCGTAAGCATTATCACAGTGCATCTGTAGTTAGCACACTATAACGTCTGCACTTTCTCAAGAGTTTGCTCTACACACTCTCTGGCAAGGGCAAGACTATCCGCTTCAGCATAACACCTCAGCTCAGGCGCATTGCCAGATGGCCGCAGATGAACAATACGGCCGTCGGCGAAGGTCATGCGCAGGCCATCGGTATCATCGATCTCAGCCAAGGCAACATCAGCAAAACCAAATTTAGCCAGCAACGCTAAAGGATCCGCTTTTCCCTGAGCAATAATCGCCTGGCTTTTTTCTGTGGCGAAGCCTTGAATGCGATCACTGTGGGTAACCCGCTTAGGTAACGTATCAATCAGAGTCGAAATAGGCTGATCAGCAGCCGCAGCCAACAGCATAATGGCTGGCAATACCGCATCACGGGTCGGCAGTGCGCTTAGCGGCTTACCATTCAGCTCAACATCACTGCCAAGCAAAAAACCACCGTTAGCTTCAAATCCTGCCACTCCAGTATAACCATCAACAAGGCTAGCAAATTCAGCAATTACATAGGGGGAACCGATCTTAGTACGAGAAACTTTTGCAAACGCGCCACTGGATTCAATCGCAGTATTACAGCTCACCGGCACCGCCAGCGCCTGGACATTTAACGCCTTAGCACACAGTAGCCCGAGAATATCGCCACGTAACCATTCTCCTTTCTCATCGGCAATCAGTGGCCTATCACCATCGCCATCCGTAGAGAAAATCGCATCAAACTGATATTGCGCCAACCATGCCTTCGCCTTTGCGCGATCAGTATCAGACACTGCTTCGGTATCAATAGGCACAAACTGGTCGCTACGTTCAAGCGACACCACCTCTGCGCCCAACAGGGTAAACAGATCCGCATACAGATCCCGACCAGCACTGGAGTGCTCATAAATACCGATCCGCTTGCCGGTCAACCAAGGTGAATCAAACAGCGATGTGTAACGGGCGAGGTAGTCGTTAGCGGCGCGAGGGTCTGTCTCTAACTGAGGCAAGTCAGCCAATTCATCAAATTGCACTTCGGCCGCGAGGATAGATTGCTCATCTGACTTACTTATCTCGCCATCAGGGCGATAAAACTTAAGCCCATTGCGGTCAAACGGAATGTGACTACCGGTCACCATGATGGCTGGCACATCGTCTTGCATCGCAACATAAGCCAGCGCCGGTGTAGGAACAACGCCATAATAGGTCACCGTGATTCCTCGCTGCTGCAGGGCTTCAACACAGGCCATCGCCATGGCATAACTACTTGGGCGGTTATCAATCGCGATCATTATCCGATCAAATGCAAATGAGGCCTGCATCACCGACACAAAACTATGGGTAAACGCGGCACAGACCTCAGGCGTGAACTGCGTGACTAAGCCACGAGCACCACTGGTACCAAAGGCAACACCACTATCGGCAATAACTTTTGAGCTGATAAACATTCATAAACCTATAACAATGAAGAAAAGTCAGTCATAAAGCAGGCTTCAGTAAACTCAGCACAAACAGCGACAGACAACCACTTCCCTGAACTAATTTAATCGTCGATTCTGCCGTAACGATCTTCAAAGCGCACAATATCATCTTCACCAAGGTACGAACCCGACTGCACTTCAATCAGCTCTAATGGCAACTTACCAGGGTTTTCCAGTGCGTGAACAACGCCAACAGGAATGTAAGTTGACTCGTTTTCCGTCAACAATATTGTTTTGTCGCCATTTGTCACTTGCGCAGTGCCTGACACGACGATCCAATGCTCGGCACGGTGATGATGCATCTGCACACTCAGCTTGCCGCCAGGCTTCACGGTAATATGCTTCACCTGATAACGTCCGCCGTTATCAATAGAGTCATACTTACCCCATGGACGATATACTTCTCGATGCAGCTTAAATTCAGAACGTCCTTGCGCCTTAAGCGTTTCAACAATCTGTTTAACCTCTTGCACTTTATCTTTATGTGCAACCATGACGGCATCTTTGGTATCAACAATAACGATATCTTCTAAGCCAACCGTAGCCACCAGACGCTGGCCTTCATTTTCGGACAGGCCATGAATTAAACAATTTTTAGTGTCGTGAAGGATGACGTCGCCTTTAACTGCATTACCATTGGCACACTTTTTATCCACTTCCCATAGTGCCGACCACGAACCAATGTCATTCCACCCAGCATCGAGAGGCACAACCACTGCGTCCTTAGTGCTTTCCATCACGGCGTAGTCAATCGACTCATCTGGACATTTCAAAAACTCTTCTTTATCGACACGAACAAAGTCGAGATCTTTCGTTACGTTGTTTAAGGACGCTTCACAGGCAGCGGCGATATCAGGGCGAAGAGCGTTTAACTCTTCAAGGTAGCGGCTGGCTTTAAAAAGAAACATACCGCTGTTCCAATAGTATTCGCCGCTATCAAGATACTGCTGAGCCGTATCGCCATTAGGTTTCTCAACGAATTGATCGACTAAAAAACCAGCATCAAGCATATCACCGCGTTTTATATAGCCATAACCGGTATGAGCGGACTTAGGCACAATACCAAATGTCACTAGCTTACCCTGCTCTGCTAGCGGAAGCGCTTGTTCAATCACTTGGGTAAACTCAGCTTCATCCTCAATCGCATGATCTGCTGCCAACACTAAGAGTATCGGATCTTTGCCTGCATTAAGATTGGCCACGATATTTGCTGCCAACGCAATTGCTGGCGCAGTATTTCTGCCCGCAGGCTCAAGCACTATCGTACCAAGATCACCGATAGTTCTTAGCTGTTCTGCAACGATAAAACGATGCTCTTCGTTACAAATAGTCACTGGTTCGGTAACGTCAAGCGAACCTAACCTAGCAACAGTCTCCTGCAACATAGAGTTATCACTCACCAACGAGAGAAATTGCTTTGGGTAAAGCAAGCGGGAAAGCGGCCAGAGACGCGTACCGGAGCCTCCAGCCATAATCACGGGGGTTATCATAAATTCTCTATAGACCGTTTAGTTAGCCAACTTGAAGGCTGAAATAATTTTCTACAGCTTAACAGACCCCCAAAAGAGTTAAAAACAACCTCACCGCTGAAAGCTAAGTATTATTATGATGGTGTGACCCGCAACAAACGGTGCCAGCCTTTTAGGCAACGAACGACAACCCAAGGCCAAAGATTGAAGAGCATTTTGTCGTTAACCCCGAGCCATGGGAAGCGGGCTCAAGTGAGAGTGTTTTAATCTTCTTTGCAAAAAACGAAGAAACACAACAAGCAAAAAAGCATCGTGACAATAAAGATCCCTCATCTCAATCTTCTCCCCAAGGAGAAGAGGCTAAGAGAAAAAACTCCACCGCCGAAAGATCGCCAGCCTTCGCTCCCAATTTTTATACAAACCGGCAGGATAGGTAACTAAACAAACTAGGGACATAGGTTACACATAAGCTGCATGGGTAAGGAGGACTTGCCCATGCCTTGGATTGAGACCTGTGTTATGGACCAAAAGATAGAAGTTATCGGTGCTTACCTGAAAGGTGGCATGACGATAACCTCGTTGGCATCTGCCTATGGGGTTAGTCGTAAAACGATACACAAGTGGGTAAGCCGTTATGAAGCGCAAGGCCCTAAGGGATTAGCTGAGCGGTCAAGGGCACCAAAGCGTTGTCCGCATGCAACGGATGATGTTGTCGTCGCGGCGTTGATAGATGCCAAGCGACGTTTTCCCGGTTGGGGCCCGAAGAAGCTGATTGATTTGCTCAGGCAAGAACAACCGGACAGTCGTTGGCCAGCAGACAGCACCGCGGGTGAGATACTCAAGCGGTTTGGCCTGGTAAAGAAGCGGCGAGTGAAACGCAAAGTCTCGGCAGATGGGTTGCCCTTTTCTGAATATAAGCAGAGTAACCAATGCTGGAGTGCCGACTATAAAGGCGACTTTCGTTTGGATAATAAGCAGCGCTGTTATCCGCTGACCATTACCGATAACTACAGTCGCTATCTGCTGGCTTGTCGCAGCTTACCCAGCATTCGATATCAGGATGTTTGTGTGTGGTTTGAGTGGGTGTTCAGGGAATACGGTTTACCGGATACCATCCGAACAGACAACGGCGTACCGTTTGCGTCAAGAAGCCTAGGCGGCCTAAGCCAGTTGTCCAAGATGTGGATTGACCAGGGTGTTCGGCCAGAGCGGATAAAACCGGGTAGGCCACAACAAAATGGCCGCCATGAGCGTATGCTCCGCAGTCTGAAAGAGGCGGTCTGTAACCCCCCTGGCTATAGCTTGCTCCAACAGCAACGCGGTTTGACCGGTTTGTTGAGGAGTACAATGAGCTACGCAGTCATGAAGGGCTTGAGAGGCAAACACCAGCGAGTGTCTATGTGCCATCGAACAGGGCCTATTCATCGCTGATATTGCCGCCAGAATATGAGCCAACCATGACAGTGCGGAGCATTCGACACAACGGTGAGATGAGGTGGTTGAATGAGAAACTGTATGTGTCCGAGCTGCTGGCGAAAAGCCGGGTTGGGCTATTACAGACAGATAACCACTTGTGGGATATCTACTACCGCTTTCAACGTATTGGGCGATTGAATGAACGGACGATGCAGATTGAGCAACTGACCGAATGGCGTTGCTCAACCTTTGAAAAGGTGTAACCCATGTTGCCGGTTTAAAATGTTACCTATGTTCCGGTTGCACAAAATTAGCCCCCTCTCAAAAAGTAGAAGGTTAGAGTAAGGGGGGCGCTAAAGCACAACAAAATCTCCACACTCAACGAAAATAATCTGTACGAAGAGGCCGAGCAATTATCAATAACAACAACTAACGATACTGCATCTCACCCCAATCTCGATAGGAACCATCCATCACAGCACGCCACCAGCTCTCGTTCTCCAGATGCCAACATCATCTTAAAACTAACACCATCCGGAAACGGGCTACGGTATAGGTTATCAACTTGGACAAAGGGCTTCGAAATAATCCAGATTTTTTCATCCAGACTGGCGGATACAAAGGGCTATATACAGCAATCGAATTGGCTTCATGCATCCTGATAGGAAATTTTCCAGAAACTTACAGATGAACACAAACCCTACGCTGCGGGGCTCTCGCCTACACCGCCATGTATACCATTCACTTTCTTTGCTTGAGAGTTCTTAGCAGCCCAGACGAGATCACCTATACCATCAGTAGGTTCAAAGCCCGCAGGAACTTTCAGCAACAATTCTCGAATGGCTTCATGATCAAAGTTGTGGCAGGCTCGATCAAGTTTAGCTAACACCGCTTCTAACTCATCCCACCAAAGATACACCTCGTCAGCAGTCATAATACGTTCATGCGCTGTACTACTAACGTTATCTCCGATGAGCAGTTCTTCATAAAGCTTTTCGCCCGGCCTAAGACCGGTATACTTAATTTCAATATCTCCTTCTAGAGTCTCTTTATCGCGAACCTGTAATCCCGATAAATTCACTAAATTCTTCGCAAGGTCAACAATCTTGACAGGTTCCCCCATATCCAAAACAAAGACATCTCCGCCCTTACCCATTGCACCAGCCTGGATGACTAACTGAGCGGCCTCGGGTATTGTCATAAAGTATCGAATAATATCAGGGTGCGTCACAGTAATGGGGCCACCGGAGGCAATTTGGCGTTTAAAAAGGGGTATAACCGATCCTGAAGAACCTAATACATTGCCGAAACGCACCATACAAAACCGTGTGGAACTGTCTCGGTTAGCAAGTGCCTGGAGAACAAGCTCTGCTAGACGTTTTGTTGTACCCATAACATTGGTTGGGCGAACAGCTTTGTCAGTAGAAATCAATACAAAAGTCTCAACTCCACATTCAAATGCTGCTTCAGCGGCAAATAACGTACCAAAAACATTATTTCGAACCCCTTCCACTACATTATATTCTACAAGAGGAACATGTTTATACGCTGCGGCATGATATACCGTTTGTATGCCAAAGGCTGACATCACCGTAAGTAAGCGATTCTTACGCTGAACGGAGCCTAATAATGGAATTATATCTAACTCAATACCCTCTAGTTCAGCAAGTGCGCTAAGTTCTCTATCAATCTTATAAAGTCCGAACTCAGATAGTTCAAACAAAACAAGTTGTTTTGGCTTCTGCAACACGATCTGCTTACACAACTCAGATCCGATAGAACCACCTGCACCTGTCACCAAGACACTCTTTCCAGTAATATCAGCTGACATTAAAGATCGTTGAGGCGCAACCGGCTCTCGGCCTAGCAGATCATCGATAGGGACATCCCGCAACTCATCAATCTTAGCTTTTCCACTCACAATATCTGGCATATTGGGGACAGTGAGAACTTCGACCGAAAGCGGTGCTATGTTATTAATGATCTCTTTTCTACGCTTTCGACTTGCCCTAGGTAGTGCGAGTAAAACTTTTTTAACTTTATATTTAGATACAAGCCGCGTTAAATTATCAGGTTCAACTACCTTCAACCCTTGAATAACAGTACCTACCAAGGTTTTATCATCATCAATAAATGATACTGCCGCATATTCATGACTATAGCGCAACGCAATGCATAACTGACGGCCAGCACCTCCCGCACCGTAAATAATAACCGGCTCCTGTAATTTAGCCACATCTCGACTAACTAAAGCCCTAATAACAAGCCTAGCCCCCCCAATAAGTATACCTAAAAAAGCTGCATATATTATTGGGACGGTACGAGGGAAACTAGTATCAAGATAGAATGCAACCAACGCTAATTGAATTGCTGAAGCGAGCGTACACATTGCAATTACGAACAGCGCATGGAAGCTCAGATAACGCAGAATAGCGCGATATAAACCACTTTTAATAAACACAATTAGGGTAAATGGCAACGACATTACTAAAATAAGCCAATTTTCGGTAGAAAAAACAGGCTCAAAGCTAGACATACGCACGAAAAAGGCAGCCCAAAAAGCGACTGCGACAAAACAGGTATCGATAACTAGGCTAACCAAGCGTTTATATCGCCTTGGCAAACCAAATACAGATTCGGAAAATTTCATCATTGATAATCTTTAGGTCACAGTGAAGCCTGTTTAAAAACTTCGTTAAGAACATTACACGTTTTATCTATCTCAGTACTGGTTAATGTTGGGTGAACTAAAAACATCAAACTGGTGTCACCAAGCTCTTTAGCATTCTTCAACCTCTCAAGCGGGCGCCACGGAGTACCATCAAAAGCTTTTTCTAAATAGACTTCAGAGCAGCTCCCCTGAAAACAAGGCACACCCAATGCATTTACTTCATTAACAATACGGTCTCGCTCCCATCCATCAGCTAGCATTTCACGGTTAACAAAAAGGTAAAATTTGTAAAAAGCATGCTCTACATCCAAAGGAACCTCAACCCTTCGAATACAAGGAAATTTTGCGGCAACGTCGCCAATTGCAATCGCATTTTCTTTACGTTTCTTTGTCCAGCCCGCCATGCGTTTCAATTGAATGCGGCCAATTACAGCCTGCATCTCGGTCATACGCCAATTAGTACCGAAACTCTCATGCAACCAACGAAACCCAGGAGGATGTTGACGCTCATAAATGGCTTCGTGACTTTTTCCGTGGTCTTTATAACTCCACATCTTAGACCAAAGGCCTTTGTCATTAGTCGTTACCATGCCGCCCTCGCCACCGGTTGTCATGATTTTATCCTGACAGAACGACCAAGCACCGATATGACCAATAGTCCCGACAGACTTACCTTTGTACCTAGCTCCATGAGCCTGGGCACAGTCTTCAATAACATAAAAGCCATACTTAACAGACAAGGCCATTATAGCATCCATATCTGCAGGCATACCCGCAAGGTGAACTACTATTACCGCTTTAGTCCGCGGAGTTAAAACGTCTTCGATAGATTGCGCAGTGATATTTTGACTATTAAGGTCAACATCAGCAAAAACAGGGTTGGCTCCAGCTGTAACAATAGATGATGCAGAAGCAAGAAAAGTACGAGGTGTAGTTACCACATCATCCCCGTCGCCGACGCCAACTGCCTTAAGAGCTAAATCAAGGGCTACAGTGCCATTGGCCAGCGCCACTGCATATTTACAATCAATCCACACGGCGAAGTCTTTTTCAAACTCGCGACACTCACCGCCAGTCCAATAATTGACTTTATTCGACAATAGCACGCGACTGACTGCATCCACCTCTTCTTGAGTAAAAGAAGGCCATGGTGATAACGAGGAATTCAGCATAGTCCCCTCTCTTTATGGAACATAAAGCTCTGCTGTACCATCAATGACAGTTTTGTTGCGAACTTGGCAAATTGTGTCAAAGAAAACACGGCGTTTTTTTGAATCAATAGCAGTGACAACCGCTTTCGCTGTGACAGTATCTCCAAGATATACAGGCCTTTTAAAATTAAATGATTGAGAAACATATACACAGCCAGGCCCAGGGAGTCTTGTACCAAATAAAGCAGAAAAGAAACTACCAGAGATAAGCCCATGAGCGATTCTTTTTTTGAAACGTGATTCTTCCGCAAATACGTCATCTACGTGAACAGGATTGTGATCCCCAGATAAACCGGCAAAATTTTTAACATCTACGTCAGTGATAGTTTGAGAGTACGAAGTCGACATACCTATTTCAATTTTATCAAACGGTACGCCTAACGTTATTTTTTTCATTTACTTGCTCTCTTAATCGACTTAGCCGGCACACCAAAAACAACATCACCAGGCTTGACACTTTTTGTAACTACCGCCCCCATGCCAACAACTGCGCCTTCGCCAATCACGAGTGGTTTATCTGGAGTACCCTGTTTGATGATAGCTCCTGTACCTATATAAGCATGATCATCAATATGGACATTTCCGTTACACTTAACACCTGGCGCGAAAGTAACATAGTCACCAAGCACGCAGTCATGAGCAACATAGCTATATATGTTAGCTTGGAACCCTTTACCTATTACCGCATTGGAAGTTATTGTAGTGAATGGGCATAAAATTGAGCCTTCACCAAGTTCATTAAAATCAAGGACAACATTATTTGCAGCAGTGATGCTAGGAATTGATATACCGTCTCGCTCCAAACGTTCCAGCAATTTCTTCCTAATATTACTATCTGCAATTGCAACAACCGCACTTTTATCGGCAATAGGGTTCGCTAAAAATTTCTCGTATGAGACAACTTCAACTTCATTCAACTCTTTATCAAGACAACCATCATCAATAAACTTAATTTCAATTTTTTCATTTGATTTTTCTCTAACCAGGGGGAGAACCTCGCGTCCAAAACCGCTTGCGCCATAAATTCCTATTAGTTTATTTTTCATTTTCATTCCCTGTAAATCGAGACATCGTCGCATGCCCCTCGGCATTAATGCCTTCACGGATAAAGACCTTCTTTACCGTTAAAAACAATATCCTCAAATCCAACCAGAAGCTTTGATTTTCAACATACCAAGTATCAAGCCTAAATTTATCATCCCAGCTAATAGCATTGCGTCCATTAACCTGTGCCCAGCCAGTGATTCCCGGCCTCACATCATGGCGCTTGGCCTGCTCAGCAGAGTAAAGTGGAAGGTATTCGACCAGTAGGGGCCTAGGTCCAACTAGGCTCATGTCCCCTTTTAGTACATTCCATAGCCCTGGTAACTCGTCTAGGCTAGAACTCCTCAATTTTTCACCGAAGGGAGTTAGACGCTCGCTGTCGGGTAGCACTTTCCCCGAACTATCTGTCTCATCGCGCATGCTACGGAATTTTATCATCTCAAATACTCGGCCGTTTAAGCCTGGCCGCTTCTGTCGGAATAGTACAGGCTTGCCTAGATTTTTAGCTATTTTCTGGCTGACAATAAAAATTACCGGAGCGAGCAAAAGCAGGGCTATACCGGCCATCACAATATCAAACAGCCGTTTCATTGAGCGCTCCAGTTACCCAACCAACCCAGCAATCAGCCAACTGTTTCCGGTTGAAATCAGATTCAGCCAAGGCTCTTGACTTAACCCCCATCAACTTCAATTTATCGCCATTCTTTACTGCGTCTTGTAAAGCATCGGCGAAAGCCTCCGGCTCTTCTGGCGGAACAGAGTAACCACAACCGTTACTTTGTATCATTTCCGCCAACCACCCAGGGTAGTTATTCAACACGGGTAAGCCAGCGGCGATATAGTCAAAAAACTTGTTTGGTGATGTTCCATAATAGAATGCAGGTACATTTGCTAACAGCTGCATGCCAATATCTGCGCTAGCCATTAACCCTGCCAACTTATGCTTATTGACAGGTGAGTGGAACACAACATTATCCAACCCTTCACGCTTAGCTCTTGCTTCCAAGGCTGGCTTCATCTTCCCCTGGCCAACCAAAACGAATTTCACATTGTCTTGCTCACGCGCTTTTAGCACTTTCGCCGCATCCAATGCAGCATCTAGCCCATTGGCCTGACCATGGGTACCTGTAAACACGGCCATCAAGTCATTCTCTTCAACACAATCGGGTCGCCAAGGCTCATTATCGCCTGAAAAAATATCAAGATCACAGCCATTTGGGACAAGTGTTATGTTATCTGATGCGACACCACGTCGATGTATCCCCTCCACAATACCAGGAGACAAACCAATACAGCGTGTCGCTGAGCGATAAGAAGCCCACTCAAGAAAAGACATAAGTCCTAGTACTACCGGACTTTTAATAACACCCATAGCTTTCGGTAGCTCGGGCCATAAGTCCCGCACCTCAAATACAAAGGGCTTACCGCGCAACCAACGGGCAGCTATACCAGGTATGCCTGCGGTCAAGGGTGTCGTGGTAGCAAACACAACATCATATCTTAATCCTAGAGCTAACCTTACGCTGCGCAAAGCAAACTTGAAAAACAGCCAACTTCGCTTAAACAAACCGTCACGGTTTGAGTAAGCAAGGTCAAATTCTATTATATTAATACCGTCAACAATGCCCTCTCGACGACCACGGACAAAATCACCATCCAGCCCGGTTTTACCTCCACCATAGCTACCACAGACCATGGTAACCTCATGACCGTGATGGATAAGTCGCCGAGCCATCTCATAAGAGCGGATCCCTGCGGAGCCCTTCGGCGTGGAAAAATGCTGGTGAAAATAAAGTACTTTCATTATCTGTATTTATATTCCGTTATCAATCGTCCAGGCTGGCTTACTTCTAATTCAAGAACCGGCACCTTGGTTTTTAAAAAGTAGTAGCGAGATTCCCACCCTTCGATTAAAGCAATTCTATCAATTTTTATATCAGCCGACAGACTCAACACCTTACTACCAAGCGTTAACCTATTTTCAGTAAGCAGCCATTCACCGGGCTTTAGCCGCCAACGTAAAACAGCTTTCTCCTTAAACCCAGCGACTGAATCTTCTACGCGGAGTAGATGAGGCGTTAAACTCACTTGCCGCCTATGTGTGGCGCCATAGCTATCGGCATAACCCGCTGTTGCTTCAATTTTTTTACTATCAACAGTCACAGGTATAACACCTTTTGCTTTAAGCCATGCCCCCAATAAAAATCTACTCAGACGAGGCATCTGATCACGATCATCAAACTCAACCGTATTATGGCTAATTGTTCCGCCAAAATAACGGTTATTTTCTTCGCCTGAATTATAACTATAGGTTCCAGCATCTCGCAGCAAATTCTCACCGCCCTGCCAAAAATCCAGATGCAGGGCATCTGGCTGACTTGGCCGAAACTTAAAACACGGGTAGTTAAGGATTGCCAGGGCATCTCCGCTACGAAGTAACGAATAACCTCCACATTTAAACTGCAGAGACTCTTGTGCCGGCAATGTCTGCTCTGGCACAGCCAGCCCCAACCAATACAAGGGTTGATCCCACAGCCCCCTATTATGATAAGCCCGCTTACCCAAAAACAGCATCGCAGCAAGTTGAACAGATGGCCTGAAGTCTCGATAATCCGTATTGGTCAATGGAAGTAATCTCGCCCCATCATTAGCCCCAATATTAGCCGCATCGCCAGATTCAATACAGGTAAACTGATAAAGCCAATTTGCTGCACCTGCCAGCTTTGTATATAGAATTTGGCTAAATTCAGGTAACCCCAGCTTATCCCGCCAAGTCTCAACCATGGAGTATGTATCGAGCATGACACGATGATAGGTTACTGAATACTGACTAAAGCTGCCATCGTCCTCAATTAATCTCTTGGCTCGGTTTTCCAACCACTTACGCCCTGTTCTATACCAACTCTTTGCATCGACATCCCCCAACGCAACGAGCCAGCTCCCTCCCATATAAAGAGCTGCAGCCTCTGACGTACCGTGATTATTATCCTGCGCCATAGCATAGGATATCGTGGGTGCAATACGTTTAAGGTGAGTTTTGATCAGAGCTTTCAAAGCTGTTGGGGGCGTATCAATCTGCCCCAGAATAAGCGAGGCCATCGAAAGGTGCATCACCCGAATAGACGCTTCCTGTCCACACTTCCAGTTTACCCCCAGATAGGGAGGATTATTCGTGACCCAATCTGCTAACCAATAATTCAGCTTCTCGATAGAACTATTGTCACCCTTTACGGCGGACTGAGCAAAAGAGAGCACCCAATCAAAGCGCGAAGCTTCCCAGACTGCTTTAATATCGCCCAGTTCAGGGTCAAAATCAGCTAACTGCCACCAGGGTTGAAGCGGTTCACGAATACACAAACCGGCAAAAACATTACGGTGCCAGCTTGGAACACCGTCATCAGACACCTGATGCCAGCCAAAATAGAGCTGTTGCCGACTCCATTGCTCGTTGGCAATAAGCTCAGCATGAGCAGTTCTATCTGGGACAGAAAAAAAATCACCGACAGGGATCATTGAGGTGATTCTTTTTACCGGATTATATCCGACCTTAACCCCAAGGCGGTAAACTAGCACCCGCCACAGGTTAGGCAACCCCAACGCGAGTGCTGTTCGAGCTTTTAACTTAAAATTCATTATTGTTTACGAAGTTGCTCAGCCACATCAATAGTGACCTTCGCCACCTCAAACAGCTCTTCAGCAGAAATTGGCGACGCCGATCCATTCTTAATCGCGGTTAAAAACTCAGCAGCGCAGCTATTCTGCCCCTTATCCTGCTTCCAAAGATTCAATTTCTTAAACCCCGGCCAGCCAAAGCCCTTAAGCTTGCGGAAGTTATCTAGTTGTAATACTCGACCAGCAGTAAACACCTCAACCCGTTCTTTGGGAAAGCTGGCTGCACCATTGGCTAAATAATGAATTGTGCCAAAAGAGCCATCGGCAAAGCCAAGAATAATTGCTGCTTTGTCTTCAGTAACATCAACACCATCTGCGTTACCCATACGCCTTGCCTGCACCGATACAATCTCAGAATCGGCCAGAAAACGCATCAGATCAATAAAGTGGCACGCTTCACCAATAATACGACCACCTCCCGCCTCAAGGTCTTGTGTCCAATGGTTGGCAGGAATAGCACCTGCATTCATGGTCATAATAAAAGACTTAGGCTCTTTTACACTGCCAAGCAACTGCTTCATCTTCTGAACTTGTGGTGAAAAGCGGCGGTTGAAGCCCACCATCAACCGAGGTGCAGCGTCAGAACCGATAACCTTTTCATAGGTAGACTTGACCTTGGCTAACTCTTCATG comes from Corallincola holothuriorum and encodes:
- a CDS encoding phosphomannomutase; protein product: MFISSKVIADSGVAFGTSGARGLVTQFTPEVCAAFTHSFVSVMQASFAFDRIMIAIDNRPSSYAMAMACVEALQQRGITVTYYGVVPTPALAYVAMQDDVPAIMVTGSHIPFDRNGLKFYRPDGEISKSDEQSILAAEVQFDELADLPQLETDPRAANDYLARYTSLFDSPWLTGKRIGIYEHSSAGRDLYADLFTLLGAEVVSLERSDQFVPIDTEAVSDTDRAKAKAWLAQYQFDAIFSTDGDGDRPLIADEKGEWLRGDILGLLCAKALNVQALAVPVSCNTAIESSGAFAKVSRTKIGSPYVIAEFASLVDGYTGVAGFEANGGFLLGSDVELNGKPLSALPTRDAVLPAIMLLAAAADQPISTLIDTLPKRVTHSDRIQGFATEKSQAIIAQGKADPLALLAKFGFADVALAEIDDTDGLRMTFADGRIVHLRPSGNAPELRCYAEADSLALARECVEQTLEKVQTL
- a CDS encoding mannose-1-phosphate guanylyltransferase/mannose-6-phosphate isomerase, whose protein sequence is MITPVIMAGGSGTRLWPLSRLLYPKQFLSLVSDNSMLQETVARLGSLDVTEPVTICNEEHRFIVAEQLRTIGDLGTIVLEPAGRNTAPAIALAANIVANLNAGKDPILLVLAADHAIEDEAEFTQVIEQALPLAEQGKLVTFGIVPKSAHTGYGYIKRGDMLDAGFLVDQFVEKPNGDTAQQYLDSGEYYWNSGMFLFKASRYLEELNALRPDIAAACEASLNNVTKDLDFVRVDKEEFLKCPDESIDYAVMESTKDAVVVPLDAGWNDIGSWSALWEVDKKCANGNAVKGDVILHDTKNCLIHGLSENEGQRLVATVGLEDIVIVDTKDAVMVAHKDKVQEVKQIVETLKAQGRSEFKLHREVYRPWGKYDSIDNGGRYQVKHITVKPGGKLSVQMHHHRAEHWIVVSGTAQVTNGDKTILLTENESTYIPVGVVHALENPGKLPLELIEVQSGSYLGEDDIVRFEDRYGRIDD
- a CDS encoding polysaccharide biosynthesis protein yields the protein MKFSESVFGLPRRYKRLVSLVIDTCFVAVAFWAAFFVRMSSFEPVFSTENWLILVMSLPFTLIVFIKSGLYRAILRYLSFHALFVIAMCTLASAIQLALVAFYLDTSFPRTVPIIYAAFLGILIGGARLVIRALVSRDVAKLQEPVIIYGAGGAGRQLCIALRYSHEYAAVSFIDDDKTLVGTVIQGLKVVEPDNLTRLVSKYKVKKVLLALPRASRKRRKEIINNIAPLSVEVLTVPNMPDIVSGKAKIDELRDVPIDDLLGREPVAPQRSLMSADITGKSVLVTGAGGSIGSELCKQIVLQKPKQLVLFELSEFGLYKIDRELSALAELEGIELDIIPLLGSVQRKNRLLTVMSAFGIQTVYHAAAYKHVPLVEYNVVEGVRNNVFGTLFAAEAAFECGVETFVLISTDKAVRPTNVMGTTKRLAELVLQALANRDSSTRFCMVRFGNVLGSSGSVIPLFKRQIASGGPITVTHPDIIRYFMTIPEAAQLVIQAGAMGKGGDVFVLDMGEPVKIVDLAKNLVNLSGLQVRDKETLEGDIEIKYTGLRPGEKLYEELLIGDNVSSTAHERIMTADEVYLWWDELEAVLAKLDRACHNFDHEAIRELLLKVPAGFEPTDGIGDLVWAAKNSQAKKVNGIHGGVGESPAA
- a CDS encoding helix-turn-helix domain-containing protein, with the translated sequence MGKEDLPMPWIETCVMDQKIEVIGAYLKGGMTITSLASAYGVSRKTIHKWVSRYEAQGPKGLAERSRAPKRCPHATDDVVVAALIDAKRRFPGWGPKKLIDLLRQEQPDSRWPADSTAGEILKRFGLVKKRRVKRKVSADGLPFSEYKQSNQCWSADYKGDFRLDNKQRCYPLTITDNYSRYLLACRSLPSIRYQDVCVWFEWVFREYGLPDTIRTDNGVPFASRSLGGLSQLSKMWIDQGVRPERIKPGRPQQNGRHERMLRSLKEAVCNPPGYSLLQQQRGLTGLLRSTMSYAVMKGLRGKHQRVSMCHRTGPIHR